CGCGGTTTCGGTTGGGACTGCCACGGCCTTCCGATTGAATCTCTCGTGCAGAACGAACTCGGTCTCGCGGGCGTTGCCGAAATTCAGAAGCTCGGTGTCGATAAGTTCAACGAAACCTGCCGCGGCAAGGTGCTCAAGTACACCAGCGAATGGAAGAAGACGGTGCGCCGCATGGGCCGCTGGGTGGACTTCGACAAGGGCTACAAGACCATGGACAAGAACTTCATGGAATCTGTGTGGTGGGTGTTCAAGCAGTGCTTCGACAAGGGCCTCATCTACCAGGGCTACCGCATCCAGCCGTACAGCCCGGCGCTTGCCACTCCGCTTTCGAACTTCGAAACGAACCAGGGCTATAAGGACCGTCAGGACCCGTCTCTCACGCTCATCTTCCCGCTCAACACGGACGAAGCCAAGTTCAAGGACACGAGCATCCTCGTGTGGACGACGACCCCGTGGACACTTTATTCCAACTTCTGCATTGTTGTTGGCCCGGATATGGACTACAACCTTGTGGAACAGGATGGCAAGAAGTACTGGATTGCCGCAAGCCGTACCGCTGCCTACTTCAAGAACACGAACATCGTGGATACCTGCAAGGGTTCCGAACTCGTGGGCAAGGACTACGAGCCGCTTTCCCGCATTTCCGATGCGTTCGTGACGCCGGACCAGCTGTCCCGCCACTACAAGATTTACCCCGCCGACTACGTGAGTACCGAAGACGGTACTGGCGCCGTGCATACCGCTCCTTCCTTTGGTGAAGAAGACTTCCAGAAGGGCGCTGAACTCGACCTCGGCCTTTTCGACCCGCTCGATACCGAAGGCAAGTTCACCGACAAGGTCCCGATGTGGAAGGGCCTCGGCGCAAAAGAAGCCGACAAGGAAATTATCCGCTATTTCAAGGAACAGGGCCGCGTGTTCAAGCAGGACGTGATTGTCCACAGCTACCCGCACTGCTGGCGTACCGGCGTTCCTCTGATTTACCGTGCCCTCAAGACGTGGTTCCTGAAGATTGATGCGCCTGTCACGAGCAAGGACGGCGTGACCAAGACTTTGAAGGAATGGATGGTCGAAAACAACCAGACCGTGAACTGGGTGCCGGACCACATCAAAAACGGACGCTTCGGCAAGTGGCTCGAAGGCGCCCGCGACTGGAACCTTTCCCGTAACCGCTTCTGGGGTACGCCGATTCCGGTGTGGCTCAGCGACGACGGCGACATGATTGCCGTGGGTTCCATCGAAGAACTCCAGCAGCTCACCGGCGTGAAGCTCGATGACTTGCACAAGCATTTTGTGGACAAGCTTACCATTGAAAAGAACGGTAAGGTTTACCGCCGTACGCCTGAAGTTTTCGACTGCTGGTTCGAATCCGGTTCTATGCCGTATGCTAGCCGCCATTACCCGTTCGAAAACAAGGAACTCGTGGAACGCAGCTTCCCGGCTGACTTCATCGCCGAAGGCCTTGACCAGACTCGTGGTTGGTTCTACACGCTGACCGTGCTTTCTAACGCTTTGTTCCAGAAGCCGGCTTTCAAGAACGTTATTGTGAACGGTATTATCTTGGCCGAAGACGGTTCCAAGATGAGTAAGTCCAAGCGCAACTACCCGGACCCGAACGACCTTATTGAACGCACGGGTGCCGACGCTATTCGCTTGTTCATGATTAACTCCGCCGCTTTGAAGGCCGAAGACCTGCGCTTCAGCGAAGAAGGCGTGAAGGGCATCGTGAAGCAGGTGATGTTGCCGCTCTGGAACGCCGTTGCATTCTTTGTCTCGAACCACAACGCCGACGCCGCCAAGGGCCAGCTCACGTGGAAACCCGGTCAGGAAGTCAAGAGCGATAACGAACTTGACCGCTGGATGCTTGCAACATTGCAGGATCTCGCTGCCAAGGTTGAAGTGGAAATGAAGGCTTACCGCCTGTACAACGTTGTGCCTGCTGTGATTGCCGCAGTTGATGACCTCACGAACTGGTACGTGCGCCGCAGCCGTCGCCGCTTCTGGAAGTCCGAAAACGATGGCGACAAGAACGCCGCCTACGCCACCATGTACAAGGTGCTGGTGGACTTCTCCAAGATTCTCGCTCCGTTCCTCCCGCTCCTCGCCGAAGAAATCTACCAGATTCTCGTTCGCGAAGTCGATGCCAACGCTCCGGTGAGCGTACACCTCTGCGAATTCCCGAGCGCCGACAAGTCCCTCATGGACGAAAAGCTCGTGGAACGCATCGCCATGGTGCGTGGCATGGTTGAAATGGGCCGCGTGATTCGTGCAACGAACAACGTAAAGAACCGTATGCCGATTGCCAGCATGACGGTGGTCGCTCACGGCACTGAAGAGAAGAACGTTGCTGAAACGATGAAGGACTTGATCCTCGAAGAACTCAACGTTCGCGAAATGAAGTTCTTGGAAGATGAGACGAAACTCGTGAAGCTCTCCGCCAAGCCGAACTTCCTTGCCATCAAGGCGAAGGGCCCGGATTACGCGAAGAACATGAAGGTGATTTCTGCCAAGCTGAATTCGCTGAGCGTTGACGAAATCAAGGCTCTGCAGAATGGCGAAACCATCAAGTTCGACTTCGGCGAAGTCGGTGCAGACTGCCTGATGCTCAACCGCATCGTGGCCGATGGCATGGCCGTGGAAGCCAACCAGCACTTCACCGTGGCTCTGGACCTGAAGATCACGGACGAACTCCGCCGCGCCTGCGTGGCCCGCGAACTTGTGAACCGCATCCAGAACAGAAGAAAGGATCAGAACTTTGCAATCTCTGACCGTATCAGCATTGAACTTTATTCTGAAAGCGAAGTGCTGAAACAGGCTGTAAAGGAAAACGAATCTTACATCAAGGGCGAGACCCAAGCTAACGCTATCGTGTGGAAGGATTCTGCTGCTGGCTTGCAGGAATCTGATGCAGATGGCGAAAAGGTCTTCGTTGAAGCTGTAAGATAACTGTCTCTAAGCCAACGATGCTGACGGGGAAGCGTTCAACTTCACGACTGTAAAGGCGTAATAAGGCTAGAGTCGCGCAATTGGCATCCTGAGCCCCGAAGGGGCGAAGGATCCAGACCCAAAACATTTATCCCCGGAATTCAAATTCCGGGGATATTGCGTTATACGCAAGACGGCTGCGGTTCCGAAATATCGAAACATGAATGTTTCGCTGCTTCGTAACCTTGCACGTTTTTTTGTATATTCATAACACCATGAAGTTTGTTAGGAATCTGATTTTTGCTTTAGCTTTGCTTTTGCCGGGTATTTCGATGGCTGAGGAAGGGTTTAGTCTTTATCCATATCCAATAGACTTTTCGATTGGGGGTGGACCAAGACTATTTTCAACTTCATTGGAATTTGTTTTAGGCTCTTGTGCAACACTCTATGAAACGCCAAAATCCGATTCTTTACAAAATTTTTTTGAGCCAAGACATGCACTAACATGGACTAATCGTATTCGGATGATTTATGATTACGACAATCATCAATATGGATTTCTTTTTCAACCAAGCATACGGTATATGTTCAAATTGATTGCATTCACTGCTGTAGTGGGCCCAGAAGTAGGATGGGAAACAGAAACAGGATTTGAATACGGAATGTCAGCTCGTGTTGGAGGACTTCCAGGATTGTTTTTGGCAAATTATGAAGTTGGCTATTTGATTAATTCCCAAAGGTTTTACTTTACGGTAGTATTTGATATGTTTTCTCTTTTGATGTTGTTAAGCGGGACGTGATTTCTACACAGGAAGCCAAAACACGGAGCATCCTTTTTTATATTCATAACATAATGAAGTTTATTCGTACTCTCGTTCTTCTTTTAGCCTTGCTCTTGCCGGGTTATTCCATGGCAGAAGCGGACTCAGTTTACACGCCCAAGACAAAAGCTACAGATTATATACCGATGCCAATTGGGTTTGAAATTGGTGGCAGAAGGTCTGTGGACGCCAGATGACGCGTTGATATGGATATTGAATGTTGAAGTTGGTTATTTTTTTTCGAAAAAAAAGAACCCATATGTGAGTTTTCTGTTCTCGCTATCCTTCCCGAGGTTTGGAATATTTGACCCGTAATTAAAAGAGTTGTTCTAAGAAAAAAGAGGGAATTTGATATTTTCCCTGGAATGCATTTTATCTATATTAAGATAAATTGATTACGAGTTGATGTGTATTATGAATTTTATTCATGTTTTTTTGTTGGTTCTTGTTTCGTTTACTTCTTTTTTGTGGGCCAAAACTTCGTATTATATTTTGCCGGTGCAATTTGAAGGTGTTCATGAAGATTATGCCAAGACCATATTCCATTTGACAAAAGAATATATCGAAAATGAAGGCGATGAAATTGTCTCCAATAAATCTGATTGCGATTTTTTATTGCAAATAAAGTTAATCTTAAAAGAAAAAGGAGTTGCTGTTGTTTTTGAAAAGATGAACGACAGTGGCGAAATCCTTTGGTCTTATGGTCACATAGCTTATTCGCCTGAGGGGTTTGTTCCTATTGTAAAACGTGTTGTTCGTAAAATGAATGCGTGGGAAAATGAATTTATTTGCGGATTTGGTTTTGGTGCCATGGGCTTGATTTCTTTGAATCGTTTTGTGGATTACAATTATGAACCTTTTATACAGTTTAATGTGGAATCCTTCAAGTTGGCGATGGATTTGGACATTGCTTATTTAGGATCAAAGCCTAAAGGTGTGCGAGGTTCCATGATGGGTATTTCATTTTCTGTAGCGTATATGTTTGGTCATCGTTTTGTAGTTCCCTATTTAGGAGCGGGTATGAATTACGCAATTTTTTCAACGGAAATAGAAAAGGAAGTCGAAAAAATGTATGGCGTAAAGGTCAAAGAGCCCTTTAGCGAAACGGGGCATACTCCGGGTTATTTTTTAGAAATGGGACTTTCGATGAAAATGAAAAATGAAATCCACATTATGCTTGAGTCTCGGTATTTTAGGGAACTTTATAAACAGAAGGATATTCTTGATGGCTCGAAAAGTATTGTTCATGGTTTTTCTGTTATGGTGAAGTTTGGTGTATGAGAAAGATTAGTCTATTGTTTTTGATGTTGTGGTTTGTTGGTTGCTCTTCTTATGTCCGCGTTCGCGTTTCGGATGGGGCTGGGGATTATTCTATTTATAGGAACGGTGAATTGGTGTGTTCGGCAAGCGATGCTTGCACTATTGAAAGTACGGTCGAAAGTGAAATGTATTTAGAAGCGAAAAAAGATAATGTTGTTTATGGTGCCGCTTATGTACATCGCCAAAAGCAAGATATTGACCACAGTCGTGATGATGAACGCGATTGGTTTACGGGGAAAACGAAGAAAGAGGAAAGGGAAGAGCTTGAAGCTGGGAATAGATCGTTAAGTTTCATATTTGCTTTTGTGTTTCCAGTGTTTTTGATTTGTATTGATTTTGGAAAATTCCCTAGCGAGTTTGTGATTCCTGTAGAAACGCCCGATTCTTCCGTTGAAAATTATCCTTGGGATCAGCCGTTAAGCAATGTCTATCGTTAATGGGGCTGAAAAAGTTTTTTTGTTTTTCAATATTTTGAAAACGGACCTAAAATGTTACGGGCTATTCGTGTAATATTTTACGATAAATGTAAAATTGAATGTTTAGCTTTACATATTTTGTAAAGCTTGGTTTTTTGTAAAATACAGAATAATTCCTTAAAATTGCCGTTTTTAGACGAATTTCGCGGTTTTTAACAATTTCTGTAAAATTGGCACGGTCTTTGCATATTGGGGGCGATAAATTAACCGCCTTCAATGGATTGTGCTTATGAATTTTTCAAAATGGACCGGGTTAGGTAACGATTTCGTGCTCCTGGAACCGGGTGAGTCGCTGGATTTTGGCAGCGGATTTGAACAGCGTATCATTAAACTTTGCGACCGCCGTTTCGGCATTGGTGCCGATGGCGTGGTCGCTGTGACACCGTTGGAAAACAATAACGGCGTGGATTTTGAAATGCGCATCTTTAATGCCGATGGTTCCGAGGCGGCGATGTGCGGGAATGCGACGCGCTGTGTCGCGAAGTACATTCAGACTCGCGGTCTTGCAAAAGATGCTGCTACCAAGGTTTTCAATTTGCATACGAAGAGCGGGCTTGTGCGCCCGACGCTTTTGGACGATGGGCGCGTGTGTGTTGACATGGGGCTTCCGAGGACGTTCCTTGGCTCGATTAAGCTTACGGCTGAC
This sequence is a window from Fibrobacter sp. UBA4297. Protein-coding genes within it:
- the ileS gene encoding isoleucine--tRNA ligase: RGFGWDCHGLPIESLVQNELGLAGVAEIQKLGVDKFNETCRGKVLKYTSEWKKTVRRMGRWVDFDKGYKTMDKNFMESVWWVFKQCFDKGLIYQGYRIQPYSPALATPLSNFETNQGYKDRQDPSLTLIFPLNTDEAKFKDTSILVWTTTPWTLYSNFCIVVGPDMDYNLVEQDGKKYWIAASRTAAYFKNTNIVDTCKGSELVGKDYEPLSRISDAFVTPDQLSRHYKIYPADYVSTEDGTGAVHTAPSFGEEDFQKGAELDLGLFDPLDTEGKFTDKVPMWKGLGAKEADKEIIRYFKEQGRVFKQDVIVHSYPHCWRTGVPLIYRALKTWFLKIDAPVTSKDGVTKTLKEWMVENNQTVNWVPDHIKNGRFGKWLEGARDWNLSRNRFWGTPIPVWLSDDGDMIAVGSIEELQQLTGVKLDDLHKHFVDKLTIEKNGKVYRRTPEVFDCWFESGSMPYASRHYPFENKELVERSFPADFIAEGLDQTRGWFYTLTVLSNALFQKPAFKNVIVNGIILAEDGSKMSKSKRNYPDPNDLIERTGADAIRLFMINSAALKAEDLRFSEEGVKGIVKQVMLPLWNAVAFFVSNHNADAAKGQLTWKPGQEVKSDNELDRWMLATLQDLAAKVEVEMKAYRLYNVVPAVIAAVDDLTNWYVRRSRRRFWKSENDGDKNAAYATMYKVLVDFSKILAPFLPLLAEEIYQILVREVDANAPVSVHLCEFPSADKSLMDEKLVERIAMVRGMVEMGRVIRATNNVKNRMPIASMTVVAHGTEEKNVAETMKDLILEELNVREMKFLEDETKLVKLSAKPNFLAIKAKGPDYAKNMKVISAKLNSLSVDEIKALQNGETIKFDFGEVGADCLMLNRIVADGMAVEANQHFTVALDLKITDELRRACVARELVNRIQNRRKDQNFAISDRISIELYSESEVLKQAVKENESYIKGETQANAIVWKDSAAGLQESDADGEKVFVEAVR
- the dapF gene encoding diaminopimelate epimerase, whose translation is MNFSKWTGLGNDFVLLEPGESLDFGSGFEQRIIKLCDRRFGIGADGVVAVTPLENNNGVDFEMRIFNADGSEAAMCGNATRCVAKYIQTRGLAKDAATKVFNLHTKSGLVRPTLLDDGRVCVDMGLPRTFLGSIKLTADCYDFTAETVSMGNPHAVIFVDDIEKIQLEKWGSILEVDRQFPDRCNIEFAQVIAPGKIRMRVWERGCGVTMACGTGSCATLVAAQRTGRVGVEADVVLDGGVLHIKHEDGGPVLMTGPAEEVFKGDICV